One Thiocapsa sp. genomic window, GGAGGGGCGCTGATGTACCGCAAACACTTCGCCCTCACGGCCTTTCCCTTCGATCTGACTCCGCCGCCGGATGCGCTGTTTGCCGCCGCCAGCCTCACCGAGGCCGAGGCGCGCCTGAAACATCTGCTGGAGCTGCGTGCCATCGGCCTGATCACCGGCGAGGCCGGCTCGGGCAAGACGACGGTCTGCCGCAAGGTCGCCGCCGATCTGCATCCGGGACTCTATCGGGTGTTCTATATCCCGCTCTCCACCGGCAACGTGATGGACATGTACAAGACCATCGGTTGGGAGCTGGGACTCCCGGTGGAGCGCAACCGTGCGGCGGCCTTCCGCACCATCCGCACCGAGATCACCCGCTTGAGCCTGGAGGCCAAGCAACGCCCCGTCCTGATCGTCGACGAGGCCCATCATCTGCGCAACGAGGTGCTCGAGGATCTGCGCCTGCTCACCAACTACCAAATGGATTCGGAGAATCGCCTCTGTCTGCTGTTGGTCGGGCTCACGGAGCTGCGCCGCCGTCTGAGCATGGCGGTGCACGAGTCGCTCGCCCAGCGCATCGTGGTACGTCATCACGTGACCGGGCTGACCCGCGAGGAGTTGCCGGCCTATCTGACCCATCGTCTGCGCCTGGCCGGCTGCGAGCTGCCGCTGTTCGAACCGCCCGCCGTGGAGGCGTTGTTCCAGGCCACCCGCGGCATGCCCCGCAAGGTCAATCGTCTGGCCCACTACGCGCTGACCGGCGCCGCCCTGGAGCAGGCCCGTCAGGTCACCGCCGAGCACGTGCAGAC contains:
- a CDS encoding AAA family ATPase, encoding MYRKHFALTAFPFDLTPPPDALFAAASLTEAEARLKHLLELRAIGLITGEAGSGKTTVCRKVAADLHPGLYRVFYIPLSTGNVMDMYKTIGWELGLPVERNRAAAFRTIRTEITRLSLEAKQRPVLIVDEAHHLRNEVLEDLRLLTNYQMDSENRLCLLLVGLTELRRRLSMAVHESLAQRIVVRHHVTGLTREELPAYLTHRLRLAGCELPLFEPPAVEALFQATRGMPRKVNRLAHYALTGAALEQARQVTAEHVQTAREEVAP